Part of the Aquimarina sp. TRL1 genome, TTTTTCCTGATGTGCCTGTTAATTATAGGCTGTTCACCAAAGGAAAAAAAGGAAGAAGAAAAAATGGAAGTCCCTGAGAACAAACGAGGATTTCAGGTGCCAGTAGAGTATTACACATTAAAAAATGGTCTAAAAGTGATCCTCTCACAAGATCATACAGCACCAACTGCTGTTGTAGCAGTCTATTATAATATAGGTTTTAGGATAGAACCTAAAGACAGAACAGGATTTGCACACTTGTTTGAGCATATGATGTTTCAAGGGTCTAAAAACCTGGGAAAAATGGAATTCATCAAATTGGTAGAAAAGAATGGAGGCGTTCTTAATGGTTCGACACGATTTGATTTTACTAATTATTTTGAGATTGTACCAGCACATAAATTAGAAACCATGCTATGGGCAGAAGCTGATAGGATGAAGGGCTTAGCAATTACACAAGAAAACTTAACCAATCAGCAAGGAGTAGTAAAAAATGAAGTAAAAGTAAATGTGTTAAATCAACCTTATGGCGGTTTCCCATGGCTGGATATGCCACAATATGCTAATACAAATTGGTATAATGCCCATAATTTTTATGGAGATTTAAAAGATTTAGATGCTGCAAATTTAGAAGATGTCGCTTCTTTTTTTAAGACGTATTATGCCCCTAATAATGCAGCGATATCTGTAGTCGGAGATTTTGATATAAAAGAGACTAAACAATGGATAGAAAAATATTTTGGAGCGATCCCTACATCAGATCTTCCTGTCAAGGCTGATATCTCAGAACCAAGACAAGAAAAAGAAAAAAGTTTTGTCAAAAATGATTCCTTAGCAAATAAACCTGCTATTGCAATAGCATACCACATGCCGGAACGAAATACTCCAGCGTATTATGCCATGGGATTATTAGATCAGATATTAGTGCAAGGAGATAATAGCTTGTTGACTCAAAAATTAGTTAATGAAAAAGGAATCACCTCTAGAGTTGGAGGCGGAATTAATTACCTGGGAAATATGTTTAATTATAATGGTCCTATGTTGTGGATGTATAATTTTACCTATGATAATGAAACCTCTAAAGAACAGGTATTAGCCGCTGTAGAGGAAGTGATGACGACAATAAATGAAGGAATTACACAGGAAATGATCGATAAAGCGTTAGTCAAAATGCGATCTTCCTTATACGATGATTTAGGTGGATTTTTTGGGGTAGGACGTGCTGATTTATTGTGTTCTTTTGCTTTGTTTGATGATGATCCATATCGTATTAATTCTATAGAAGGAGAATTCAAAAAAATTACTCCTGAGGTTATGAACAAGACCATAAAAGAATACTTACGATCTTCTAATCGTACCATATTAACCGTGAATCCATTATTAGCTAATAACAAAAAGACAAACTGATGAAACGTATTATATCAATTCTAATAGTCATATTGTGTATTAGTGTTAATGCACAAGAGAAAGAACTTCCGCCAGAAGGA contains:
- a CDS encoding pitrilysin family protein — translated: MNNRNKPFFFFLMCLLIIGCSPKEKKEEEKMEVPENKRGFQVPVEYYTLKNGLKVILSQDHTAPTAVVAVYYNIGFRIEPKDRTGFAHLFEHMMFQGSKNLGKMEFIKLVEKNGGVLNGSTRFDFTNYFEIVPAHKLETMLWAEADRMKGLAITQENLTNQQGVVKNEVKVNVLNQPYGGFPWLDMPQYANTNWYNAHNFYGDLKDLDAANLEDVASFFKTYYAPNNAAISVVGDFDIKETKQWIEKYFGAIPTSDLPVKADISEPRQEKEKSFVKNDSLANKPAIAIAYHMPERNTPAYYAMGLLDQILVQGDNSLLTQKLVNEKGITSRVGGGINYLGNMFNYNGPMLWMYNFTYDNETSKEQVLAAVEEVMTTINEGITQEMIDKALVKMRSSLYDDLGGFFGVGRADLLCSFALFDDDPYRINSIEGEFKKITPEVMNKTIKEYLRSSNRTILTVNPLLANNKKTN